In Chanodichthys erythropterus isolate Z2021 chromosome 18, ASM2448905v1, whole genome shotgun sequence, the following are encoded in one genomic region:
- the zbtb24 gene encoding zinc finger and BTB domain-containing protein 24, translating to MSAPSLAPASSVLTLHSKTHKDTILHKFDKLRRRELLCDITLIVEDVHFKAHKALLAASSEYFSVMFTAEDQVSQSVYKLDGMPAKTFATVLEFIYSANVLVDESSSEQLLDMARFLDIPDLLKAHEDLQKDSSTVENVMSAEGGGVDDCIQTKRKRGRPKKCMFTQDLSQKESPESGLPTQTSSETQEPSEPLLDPTSPPRDLSDSDYNPREDRPRHSKRKIRQPVKLKGYRLGDNLTEQKEPGKRGRKRKYPDTEARCEECGKVFKSHLFLKIHQRTHTGEKPFRCSVCGKGFTQKHTLLVHQRMHTGEKPFICTICSKALSTKHSLLEHMNLHAENKSFSCDQCEKSFSQKRQLKSHYRVHTGKALPECAQCHHKFMDAAQLKKHLRTHTGEKPFTCEICGKCFTAKSTLQTHIRIHRGEKPYVCNICDKTFSDPSARRRHVASHTGKKPFTCSVCNLSFARMDNLKAHTKTHKKERQQGEAESTGPAEEEAPSGAGEMHSILQLQPYQLPTHAEQEIQLVVTSEVENINLGQDQGISISTAEDTSVEQGLTLLTEPSGHVQNLALVTPDGLDSGTQIQTISVLGSQVSSGPPEQMHVITLTKEAMEQLQVHHGAPQQLQVIHQLSETSDENPSRPSPTGGIHISSQSGQPISISQTSEQIPSDQIQGQTFQIQAGTVSYLYTTSMTPQN from the exons ATGTCTGCGCCATCTTTAGCGCCAGCATCGTCGGTCCTCACCCTGcattcaaaaacacacaagGACACCATCCTGCATAAATTTGACAAACTCAGAAGAAGGGAACTGCTCTGCGACATAACCCTTATTGTAGAGGACGTGCACTTCAAAGCCCACAAGGCTCTTTTAGCAGCGAGCAGTGAATACTTCTCAGTAATGTTCACTGCTGAAGATCAGGTAAGCCAGTCGGTGTACAAGCTGGATGGCATGCCTGCGAAAACCTTCGCGACTGTGCTTGAGTTCATCTACAGCGCAAATGTGTTGGTGGACGAGAGTAGCTCTGAGCAGCTGCTTGACATGGCCCGCTTCCTGGACATCCCAGATTTGCTCAAAGCCCACGAGGACCTTCAAAAGGACAGTTCAACGGTTGAAAATGTGATGTCCGCTGAGGGAGGGGGTGTTGATGACTGCATACAGACAAAGCGTAAAAGAGGGCGCCCGAAAAAGTGCATGTTCACTCAGGATTTAAGCCAAAAAGAGAGTCCAGAAAGCGGTTTACCAACACAGACTAGCTCTGAGACTCAAGAGCCTTCAGAACCTCTCTTAGATCCCACTTCACCACCAAGAGATTTAAGTGACAGCGACTACAACCCCAGAGAGGACAGACCCCGTCACAGCAAGCGCAAAATAAGGCAGCCTGTCAAACTGAAGGGATACAGGTTAGGAGACAATCTGACTGAGCAGAAGGAGCCGGGGAAGAGAGGGCGAAAGAGGAAGTACCCAGACACAGAGGCCAGATGTGAAGAGTGTGGGAAGGTTTTTAAAAGCCATCTCTTTCTGAAGATACATCAACGAACTCATACAG GTGAAAAACCGTTCAGATGCAGTGTTTGTGGGAAGGGTTTCACCCAGAAACATACTCTTTTGGTTCATCAGCGCATGCACACGGGAGAAAAGCCCTTCATCTGCACCATATGCTCCAAAGCGCTGTCCACCAAACACTCCCTACTGGAGCACATGAACCTACACGCAG AGAATAAATCTTTCAGTTGTGACCAGTGTGAGAAAAGCTTCAGTCAGAAGCGGCAGCTGAAAAGCCATTACCGCGTTCACACTGGAAAAGCGTTACCGGAGTGTGCGCAGTGTCATCATAAATTTATGGATGCAGCTCAGCTGAAGAAGCACCTGAGAACTCACACTG GTGAGAAGCCGTTTACATGTGAAATCTGTGGGAAGTGTTTCACAGCCAAGAGCACACTCCAGACGCACATCAGGATACACAG AGGTGAGAAGCCATACGTCTGCAACATCTGTGATAAGACCTTCTCTGACCCCAGTGCCAGGAGGCGTCACGTGGCGTCTCACACGGGTAAAAAGCCGTTCACGTGTTCTGTCTGCAACCTGTCGTTTGCCCGAATGGACAACCTTAAAGCTCACACCAAGACTCACAAGAAAGAGCGTCAACAAGGAGAAGCTGAGAGCACAGGACCTGCTGAGGAGGAGGCCCCCTCAGGAGCCGGAGAAATGCACAGCATCCTCCAACTTCAGCCGTACCAGCTTCCCACCCACGCCGAGCAGGAAATCCAGCTGGTGGTGACCAGCGAGGTGGAAAACATCAACCTGGGTCAGGATCAAGGTATCAGCATTAGCACTGCAGAAGATACTTCTGTGGAGCAGGGTCTCACCCTTCTCACCGAACCTTCTGGTCACGTCCAAAACCTGGCGCTGGTCACGCCGGACGGATTAGACAGCGGTACTCAAATTCAAACCATCAGCGTCTTGGGAAGTCAAGTGAGCAGCGGACCACCGGAGCAAATGCACGTCATCACGCTGACAAAGGAAGCCATGGAGCAACTGCAGGTTCATCATGGAGCTCCACAGCAGCTGCAGGTGATCCACCAACTGTCCGAGACCTCCGATGAAAATCCCAGCCGGCCGAGTCCAACAGGAGGCATTCACATCAGCAGTCAGAGTGGGCAGCCCATCTCCATCAGCCAGACCAGCGAGCAGATCCCCAGCGATCAGATTCAGGGTCAAACCTTCCAGATCCAGGCTGGAACGGTCTCGTACCTCTACACCACCAGCATGACCCCGCAAAACTGA